GGCGTGCGGCAGCGTGATGTCGGGCAGCGCCTCCTTCGCACACTGGAAATCGATCATCAGCGGCGCGAGCGGATGACCGTGCGGGGTGGTCGAGATTTCGATCTGGCCGCGTTCTTCGAGACGGCGATAGCGGGGAATGATGTCGCGGATGGTCTCCGCGACCACCTGCAGCAGCGCCGTGCGATCCTCGGGCGTGAACTGCGTCCCCTTGGCCATCAATTGCGCGACAACCTGGGAATCGCGCCGCAGCCCTTCGCCGGTCCATGCGAGGTGGTACCAGGTGACCAGTTCGTAGATGTACTGGTCGGACAGGTACCGGGTCGCGTCGGTGCCTTCCTCGTCCAGGCAGTGGAAGATCTCGTGCAGACGGTTGTATGCCGGAAACGGCGCGATCAGGTGCTCGTGGTTGGCTCGGAAACACTGCCCGAGCGCATGCGCGTGCTCCGCGCGCGAGAGCGGAGTGCGATCGCTGCGGGCCAGCAGACGCAGCAGCGGATCACGCAGCGTGCCGGTGGCAAACTGGTCGCAGTAATCCTCGATCTGGTCGAGCAGTACCGGAACGAAGTTGACCACCGCGCGCATCGCGGGGTTCCGTTCCAGGTGCCATGCCATGTCCGAGTAGTCCTTGAGCGCATGCAGATACACCCAGGGCAGCCGGAATTCGCCTCCGGCCTGCTCCCGGTAGTCGGGTTGGTGCATGTGCCAGAGCAGGATGAAGTCGACGCCGGGAGCGGGCGGCGCCGGATCGGTCCGGGCGGGTCGGGAATGGGGGGGAGTCATGCCGGTTCGTTCGTGATCAATCGTTCACGACGGACGGACCGCCCAGCATCTCGGGGACGACGAGCGTGACGCCGTTGCTCGTGACTTCGAACCGCTCGCGATCCTGTTCGGGGTTCACGCCGACCTGCAATCCATCCGGCAGACGGCAGCCGCGCTCGATGATGGCGCGCTTGAGCACGACGTTGCGGCCGATTTCGACGTCCGGCAGCACGACCGAATCCTCGACGTGGGAATAGCTGTGGACGTAAACGTTGGAGAACAGCAGGGACCGTTTCACGGTCGAGCCGCTCATGATGCAGCCGCCCGACACCAGCGAATCGATGGCGGCACCGCGCCGGCCTTCGTCGTCGAACACGAATTTCGCCGGCGGAAGCTGCTCCTGGTAGGTCCAGATGGGCCAGTTCCGGTCATACAGGTTGAGGTCGGGCGTCACCCGGGTGAGTTCCATGTTGGCTTCCCAGTATGCGTCGAGCGTCCCGACGTCGCGCCAATAGGGGCGACCGTCGTTCATGTTCACGCAGCTGTCCGAGAAGCGGTGCGCCTGCACGCGGTACCCTCGCTCCAGGATGTGCGGAATGATGTCCTTGCCGAAGTCGTGGGAGGACCGGTGGTCCATGCTGTCGCGCGTGAGCTGCTCGTAGAGGAATTCGGCATTGAACACGTAGATGCCCATGCTGGCGAGCGCCGTTCCCGGCCGCCCGGGGATGGATGCGGGATGCTCGGGCTTTTCATGGAACGCCGTCACGCGCATATCCTCGTCGACTGCCATCACGCCGAAGGCGCGCGCCTCGTCCACCGGAACCTCCACGCATGCGACCGTGATGTCGGCGTACTTCGCGACATGGTCGTGCAGCAGGCGGTTGTAGTCCATCTTGTAGACGTGGTCGGCCGCGAGCACGAGGATGAGCTCGGGCGCATGCTCGCGCAGCAGCGAGAGGTTCTGGTACACCGCGTCGGCCGTACCCTTGTACCAGTCGCTGCTGATGTTCTGCTGTGCCGGCAGCAGTTCGACGAATTCGTGAAAACGCCCGTCCAGGAACGACCAGCCGCGCTGGACGTGGCGGATCAGGCTCTGGGCCTTGTATTGGGTGCATACGCCGATGCGGCGGATGCCCGAATTGACGCAGTTCGACAGGGGGAAATCGATGATGCGGAACTTGCCGGCGAAGGGCACCGCCGGCTTGGCCCGCCAGTCGGTCAGGCGGCCGAGGCGCGATCCGCGCCCGCCGGCGAGGATCATCGCCATCGTCGTCCGGGAAAGCCGTACTCCCGTCGGCGGCTCGATGTCATATGCGCTTTGCCCTTGCACTGCTTTGTCCGGAAATCCTGCGGTGTCCGTCACAGCGTTTCTCCTTCGGGATCTCGGTGTCCCGGTTGGCTGTTATCCTAACCGGAAAGTGGGTTCGATAGCGGGGCAATCGCAGTCTCTTGGACACGAATGACGACCATGTCAAAAAGATTTCATCCGAAGGTCCTGTTCGTTGCCTCCGAAATCGCGCCGTGGATCAAGACGGGCGGTCTTGCCGACGTCGCCGGAGCCCTGCCGCACGCGTTGCACGAACTCGGCGTCGACGTGCGTGTGCTGGTGCCGGCATATCCCGCGCTCGTGCGTGCGCTGGCCGCGGCACCGCGGGTTGTCGCGGAGATTCCGCCGGTCGGCGCGCTGCCACCGGCGCGTTTGCTGCGTGTGCCCGCCGTCGGTCCGGACGGAACGCATGCCCCGGGGATGTTGCTCGTCGACTGTCCGGCGCTGTATGACCGCTCGGGAAACCCGTACCTTGGTGCGGACGGCAAGGACTGGCCGGACAACGATCTGCGCTTCGGCCAGCTGTCCCGGGTCGCGGCGCTGCTGGGGACCGATGCCAGCCCCCTGGCGTCGTCCGCATCGACGCCCTGGCGGCCGGACGTGATCCATTGCAACGATTGGCAATCGGCGCTTGCGCCGGTGTACCTGGCGCAGGAACGCGGGGCGCACGCCGCGAGCGTGATGACCGTGCACAACCTTGCCTATCAAGGACTGTTCCCGATGGCGCGGGCGGCAGCGCTTGCGCTGGCACCCGAGAGCGTCACGATCGACCGCGCGGAGTACTACGGCCAGATCTCGTTTCTCAAGGGCGGCCTCGCCTGCGCCAATGCGATCACGACCGTGAGCCCGACGTACGCCCGCGAAATTCGCGGCGAAGCACTGGGGTTCGGCCTGCAGGGCCTGCTGTCGATGCGCGCGGCGGCGCTCCACGGGATCCTGAACGGGATCGATACCGCGTATTGGAATCCGGCGACCGATCCGTACCTGGCGCAGCATTACGACGCCGATACGGTGGTGGCCGGCAAGGCGGCGAACAAGCGCGCGCTGCAGGCGGAACTCGGCCTGCCGGTCGATGAAGCCGTCCCGGTGCTCGGGACGGTCGGGCGTCTCGTCGCGCAGAAGGGATTCGACCTGATCGTCGACGCGGCGGAGGCGATCCTCGCGACGGGGGCGCAGATCGTGCTGCAGGGCACGGGAGACGCGGCGATCGAAGCCCGCCTGCAGGCCCTCGCGCAGAGATACCCCGATCGTGTCGCGGTGCGGATCGCGTTCGACGAGCGCATCGCGCATCGCATCGAAGCGGGTTCGGACATGTTCCTCATGCCCTCGCGCTTCGAACCCTGCGGCATGAACCAGATGTACAGTCAGCGCTACGGCACCTTGCCGATCGTCTGCCGCACCGGCGGACTCGCCGATTCGGTGACCGATTGCACGCCGGAGACGCTGGCCGACGGCAGCGCGACCGGGTTCGTGTTCCATCCGCCGTCGGCCGAGGCGCTTGCCGAGGCGGCCGGCCGCGCGATCGCGCACTACCGAAGCCCCGCCGCATGGCGGACGATGCAGCGTGCCGCGATGGCGCGCGATTTCAGCTGGACGGCGAGTGCCAGGCGGTATGTCGAGGTGTATCGGGCGGCGATGGGGATGCCGTGACCGTGGCTGGGAGTCTGTGCGGCGCGATGGATCGATGTGCGATTGTCGCGATGGCGTTTGCACCACGCCGGCGAGCGGTGGCTGCACCCCGCCCGGCCGGCTGCGCGGTGGTCGCCCCTGCGGAGCGACTGCGCTGCGCAGTCCGCGGGCGCACGACCGAACTCGCTGCGCGGCCTGCGGCCGCTGCGCTCGGACGGGTCCCGGTTGTCGCGATGCTGGTTATTCTGCAGGGCGGTTCCAGTCGCCGCCGAGGGCGGCGACGAGTCCGATCGATGCCGCAAGCCGTCGGCCGCGGATGTTGAGCGCGGTGATCCGGTTCGTGAGCATCGCCGTGCGGGCGGTGAGCACGTCGAGATATCCCGCCGTGCCGTTGCGGTACTGATTGGTCGTCATGCGCACCGCATCCACGGCATCGTCGACCGCGGCGCCCTCCATCACGGCTTCTTCCTGGAGCACGCGCTGCGCGACCAGGGCATCCTCGACGTTCTGCAGGGCCGACAACACCGTTTGACGGTAGGTTGCAACGGCGGCTTCGTAGCCGTCGATGGCCTGCTGCTTGAGCGCGGAGCGCGCGCCGCCGTCGAAGATCGTTTGGGCAAGGGCCGGTCCGAGTGCCCAGAACCGGGCCGGAATCGCGAAGAGGTTCAGGGTGCCGGGGGCACGGTATCCCCCCCGGGCCGACAGCGTCACGGTGGGGTAGAACGCCGCCTGCGCGACGCCGATCTGCGCGTTTGCCGCAGCGGCAAGCCGTTCGGCACTGGCCACGTCCGGCCGTCGTTGCAGCAGCGCCCCGGGAACTTCCCGGGGAATCGGCGGCGGCGCCGGAATGGTCGGGCGCGGCGCGATGGCGAACTCGGCGGGCGCCTTTCCGGTCAGCACCGCGATGGCATGCTCCAATTGGGCGCGCTGGATGCCGACGTCGATGGCTTGCGCGCCGGCTTGTTCGAGTTGGACCTGTGCCTGGGTGACCTCGATGCGTCCCGCCACGCCGCTGCGGTATCGGTGCTGCGCGATTTGCAGCAATTGCCGGTCGGCCCGCACGGCATCCTGGAGCAGGCGCCGTTGTTCGTCGGCAACCCGTAGCGCGAAATAGTCGGTCGCCAGGGTCGCCTGCAGGCTCAGCATGGCGGCACCCAAGGTATCGGCGCTCGATTCGGCATTGGCCCGGGCTTCCTCGATGCTGCGCCGGACCGCTCCCCACAGGTCCGGCACCCACGATGCCGACACCGAGACCGAGCGGAAGGTCTGCGGCGGCAGCGGAACCCCGATGGCGGGGTTGGCAAGGCGTTGCCCGTAGGCGCGCGCGGAAACGATCGGAAACAGCGACGCGACGTTCTGGTCCACGACGGCAAGCGCTTGGCGGTAGTGCGCATCCGCCGCGATGATGCTCTGATTTGCCCGGGCCGCCTGCGTCTCCAGGCGATCGAGATCCGGATCGTGGAACATCTTCCACCAGGCTCCCCGTCGCGTCCGGTCGGCGGGCTGCGCGATCCGCCATCCCGGAGGGGCTTCCTTGTATGCCGTCGGCACCGCGATCGTGGGCCGCACGTAATCCGGGCCGACCATGCACGCCGATGCGAGCAGGCTGGTCGAGACGATGATGCTGTGGGAAAGGAGTCGTTTCATGTCGTGTTGCCTTGCGCTCGAAGGCCCGCGTCAGAGGCCCGGAATCCGCTGCCCCCCGGAGGGACCGGAGTCGCGATGCCGCAGGCGCAGAAGGCGGATCCGCAGCCGGTCCAGGGTCAGATACACCACGGGGGTCGTGTAGAGGGTGAGAACCTGGCTGAACAGCAGCCCGCCGACGATTGCGATCCCGAGCGGCTGGCGCAACTCGGCTCCGTCGCCCCCTCCCAGCGCAAGCGGCATGGCACCGAACAGCGCGGCAGTGGTGGTCATCATGATCGGCCGCAGGCGGTGGAGGCACGCGCGCCGGATCGCTTCGCGCGGGTCGAGACGGTCGCGCCGTTCGAGATCGATCGCGACGTCGACCATCATGATGGCGTTCTTCATGACGATGCCGATCAGCAGAATCACGCCGATGAAGGCGATCACGGTCATCGGGATGCGAAACACCATCATTGCCAGCATCGCGCCGATGCTTGCCGAGGGCAGCGTCGACAGGATGGTGATCGGATGGGTCAGGCTCTCATAGAGGATTCCCAGGACGATGTACACCGCGAACAGGGCCAGCAAGCCGAGCAGAGGCTCGGCGGCGAGCGAGTTCCGGAAGAGCTTCGCAGTCCCCTGGAATCCGCCGTGGATCGTCGCCGGGACACCGATGCGGGCCATGGTGCGATCGATCGCCGCGGCCGCAGTGCCGAGCGAGACGCCCGGCGCGAGATTGAACGATATGGTCGTTGCCATGAACGAGCCCTGGTGATTGACCACCAGCGGAGCGTCCCGGGTCTCCCAGCGGGCGAACGCCTGCAGCGGAATCGGCGACCCCGTGGGCCCGATCAGGTTCAACGCGACGAGCGACGCGGAATCCTGCAGAAACCGCGGGTCGGCCTCCTCGACGACGTGATATTGATTGCGTGGCGCGAAGATCGTCGACACCTGCCGCTGGCCGAACGCATCGTCGAGGGTCGTGTCGACCTGGCTCATCGTCAGCCCGAGGCGGGAGAGCGAATCCCGGTCGACCGTGATCGCCGTTCCCAATCCGCGATCCTGGGCATCCGAATTGACGTCCACGAGTTCGGGTAGGCGTGAAAGCGCTTGCCGGATTCGTGCGCCCCAGGTCTGCAGGTCGTCGAGATTGTCGCTCTCCAGCGTGTACTGGTACTCCGCATTGCTGGGTCGCCCGCCGAAATGCAGATCCCGCGCCGGCTGGAGGTACAGCGTCGCGCCGGGGACCTTGGCAAGCCGGCTCCGCAGGCGGTCGATGACCGCTTCCGGCGAAATCTCGCCGCGCTCGCGGAACGGCTTGAGGATGGCAAACACGAATCCGCTGTTCGCCTCGTCGCCGCCGGTGAAGCCGTTGACGCGCGCCACCGCCGGGTCCGACTGGACGATTGCCATGAACCGGTCGAGCTTGCGCGTCATCGACTGGAACGAGATGCTCTGGTCGCCCTGGACTTTGCCCTTGATCAGCCCGATATCCTCGGCGGGGAGGAATCCCTTGGGAATCGCGATGTAGAGCGAGATGTTGGCGGCGACCGTGGCGGCGAGAATGAGCAGGGTGATGCGGGGATGGCGCAGGGCGGCGTCGAGCGATCGTTCGTAGGCGATCGAAGCCCGGCTTCCGATCGCCCGGGTCCCGTTCGAGGCGGAACGCGCCACCCGGATCCATGCGTTGCGCAGCCCGCGGATCGCGGAGCCGCCCCCCGCGCCGCTCGTGGGACGTCGAGCCCGATCGGCGCCGGCCGCTCCCGGACGCAGCAGCACTGCGCACAGCATTGGCGTCGTGGTCAGCGAGATGGCCAGCGAAATCAGGATGGAGACCGACAGCGTCACGGCGAATTCGCGGAAGATCCGCCCGATCAGTCCGTCCATCGCCAGGATCGGAATGAAGACCGCGATGAGGGAGAGGCTCATCGACAGCACCGTGAACCCGACTTTCCGCACGCCGCGCAGCGCCGCCAGACGGACGGCGTCGCGGCGGCGGTCGAGGGCGAATGCGTTGCCCGCCGGAATGGTGCCGGATCGTCCCGGTTCCGCGAGATCCCCGGGAATTTCCTCGAGGTGCCGTACGATGTTCTCCAGCACGACGATGACGTCGTCGACGACGAATCCGGTGGCAATGGCCAGGGCCATGAGCGTGAGATTGTTCAGGCTGTACCCGAGGAGCTTCATCGCGGCGAACGATCCGACGAGGGACACCGGAATCGCCACCGCGGGAATCCAGATCGCGCGGGCGCTGCGGAGAAACGCGAAGACGACGAGGATCACGAGCAGCACGGCGAGGAGGAGCGATCGGCTGGCCTCGTGCAGGGAGGCCCGGATCGTCGATGTCCGGTCCATGTCGACGTTCAGGTCGATGGCCGACGGAATCGATGCCCGCAGACGGGGAAGCAGGGCGTTTACGCGACCGACGGTGTCGAGGATGTTGGCGCCGGGCTGACGGTAGATCAGAAGAAGAACGGATGGCCGGCCGTTGGTGGCGCCGGCATTGCGGATGTTTTCCACCGAGTCGTGCACGGTTGCCACGTCTCCGATGCGTACCGGTCGGTCGCCGCGGTACGCAACGATCAATCGGCGATAGGCCGCGGCCGTGGTGGTCTGGTCATTGGCTCCGATCAACCACGATCTGCCGCCGGTCTCGATGATTCCCTTCGGGCTGTCGACATTCGCGGCCGCGACCGCGGCATGGACGGATTCCAGGGAAATTCCCATGCGCGCGAGCTTTTCGATGTCGACGTCGATGCGCACGGCCGGAAGCGCGCTGCCGTTGATCCGGACCTGTCCCACGCCGGAAACCTGTGCGATCCGCTGGGCGAGCACGGTCGACGCCGCGTCATACATCTGGCCGCGCGTCATGCTGCGGGAAGTCAGGGACAGGATCATCACCGGCGCGTTTGCCGGGTTGACCTTCCAGTACTTCGGATTGACCGGCATCGGCGGAAGCACGGCACGTGCCGCATTGATCGCAGCCTGGACGTCCCGCGCGGCGCCGTCGATGTCGCGGTGCAGGTCGAACTGCAGGCTGATGCGGGTCATGCCGAGCGAGTTGACGGACGTCATCTCGTCCACGCCGGCGATCAGTCCGAGCTTGCGTTCCAGCGGGGTTGCCACCGTGGATGCCATCGTTTCCGGGCTCGCGCCGGGCAGCACCGCCTGGACGAGGATCGTCGGGAAGTCGATCTGCGGCAAGGGCGATACGGGAATCGTCTCCAGGCCGAGAACCCCCGCAAGGGCGATCGCGATCGTGATCAGCGTCGTGGCGACCGGCCGGGCGATGAATGGCGCGGACAGATTCATCGTGCGCTTCGCCAGCGTTGCGCCACGCGTTCGAACGCCAGGTAGATCACTGGCGTCGTGTACAGCGTCAGGATCTGGCTGACCACGAGCCCGCCGACGATGGTCAGGCCCAGGGGGTGCCGAAGTTCGGATCCGACGCCCGTTCCCAGCATCAGCGGCAGCGCGCCGAACAGCGCGGCCGTGGTGGTCATCATGATCGGCCGGAACCGCAGGACGCAGGCTTCGAGGATCGCTTCGGGCGCGGACTTTCCGCCCTTGCGCTGCGCTTCCAGCGCGAAATCGATCATCAGGATGGCGTTCTTCTTGACGATCCCGATCAGCAGGATGATGCCGATGACGGCGATGATGTCGAGATCCGACCCGGTAAGCCGCAGGGCAAGCAAGGCGCCGATTCCCGCCGACGGCAAGGTGGAAAGAATGGTCACCGGGTGCACGAAACTTTCATAGAGAATGCCGAGGACGAGATACATCGTGACCACCGCGGCCACGATCAGCAGGCGCTCGGATCCGAGCGCGGTGCCGAACGCCCGGGCCGCCCCCTGGAAGCGGGCGTGGATGCTCAGCGGCATTCCCAGGCTGTGCCGGACGCGCTCGATCGCGTCGATCGCCTTGTCCAGCGATACGCCGGGGCGGAGGTTGAACGACACGTCGGCAGCGGGGAACTGGCCCAGGTGCACCATCATCAGCGGCGTGGTGCGCTGGACCAGGTGGGCGATGGCCGAGATCGGAATCTGCTGGCCGGCGGTGTTCGGTACATACACCCGATCGAGGAGGGGCGGGCCGTCGGTGCCGTTGCGCTCCGGAAGATCCGCATCGAGAACCACCCGGTACTGGTTCGACTGGGTGTAGATCGTCGAGACGAGCCGCTGGCCGAACGCGTCGTACAGGACGTTGTCGACGGCGGACAGGGTCACTCCCACCCGGGACGCCGAATCGCGGTCGACCTGGACGTATGCCAACGAGCCGCGATCCGCGCTGTCGTCGCTGACGTCTTCGATCTCGGGGAGCGCGCGCAGCCGTTCGACCAGTTTCGGAACCCACTCCCGCAGCACTGCATGGTGGGGCGCATCGAGCGACATCTGGTATTGCGCGCGCGCAATGCGGTCCTCGAGCGTGAGGTCCTGGACCGGCTGCAGATATGCGCGGATGCCGGAAATCCGGGCGGCGCGCTGTCGCAGCCGGGTGAGGACCGTCGCGATGTCGTCGCGTGCGCCGCGGGCCTTGAGGTTGATGAGGATGCGGCCGCTGTTGAGCGTCGGATTGACGCCGTCGATGCCGATCAGCGACGATGCCGAAGCGACGGCCGGATCGGCGAGGAGGGCGGCGGCAAGGGCACGCTGGCGGTCTTCCATCGCCGAAAACGCGATCGACTGCGGCGCGACCGTGATGGCCTGGATCGCCCCGGTGTCCTGCGTCGGCAGCAATCCCTTCGGGGCGGATACGTAGAGCGCGACGGCCAGCAGCAGGCTGCCGCCCGCCACGACAAGGGTCAGGCCCTGGTGCGCGAGAACCCCGATCAACGTCCGCTTGTACGCCGCGAGCAGGCGGTCGAACGCCCGGACGAAGAGGCGCTGGATCGCCGTGCCCGCCGTGCCGGGATCGGGCGGCTGTCGCCGGAGCAGTCGTGCGCTCATCATCGGGGTGAGCGTGAGCGAAACCACGGCGGAAAGGAGGATCGCCACGGCGAGGGTGATCGCGAACTCCCGGAAAAGCCTGCCCAGGACGTCGCGCATGAAGAGCAGGGGGATCAGCACGGCGATGAGCGACACCGTGAGCGAAATGATGGTGAAGCCGATCTGGCCGGCGCCCTTGAGTGCCGCCTGCATCGGCTCGTCGCCTTCCTCGATGTGCCGGGCGATGTTTTCGATCATGACGATGGCGTCGTCGACCACGAAGCCCGTGGCGATGGTCAGCGCCATGAGCGTCAGGTTGTTGATTCCGAATCCCGCGAGGTACATGACCCCGAAGGTGCCGGCGATCGAGAGCGGCACCGCGATGGCCGGGATGATCGTCGCGGCGGTGCTGCGCAGGAACAGGAAGATCGCCAGGACCACCAGCGCGATGGCCAGGACGAGTTCGATCTGGACGTCGCGCACGGAAGCGCGGATCGTGACCGTGCGGTCGGTGAGCGGCACGATCCGGACCGATTGCGGCAGGGATGCACGCAGCCGCGGAAGCATCGCCCGGATGCGGTCCGCCACCTCGATCACGTTGGCACCCGGCTGACGCTGGACATCGAGCACGATCGCCGGGGTGTCGCCGGCCCATGCCGCAAGACGGACGTCTTCGGCGCCGTCGGCGACGCCGGCCACGTCGGCAAGGCGGATGGCGGCGCCGTTGCGGTAGGCGAT
This genomic window from Burkholderiales bacterium GJ-E10 contains:
- a CDS encoding glucose-1-phosphate adenylyltransferase produces the protein MTDTAGFPDKAVQGQSAYDIEPPTGVRLSRTTMAMILAGGRGSRLGRLTDWRAKPAVPFAGKFRIIDFPLSNCVNSGIRRIGVCTQYKAQSLIRHVQRGWSFLDGRFHEFVELLPAQQNISSDWYKGTADAVYQNLSLLREHAPELILVLAADHVYKMDYNRLLHDHVAKYADITVACVEVPVDEARAFGVMAVDEDMRVTAFHEKPEHPASIPGRPGTALASMGIYVFNAEFLYEQLTRDSMDHRSSHDFGKDIIPHILERGYRVQAHRFSDSCVNMNDGRPYWRDVGTLDAYWEANMELTRVTPDLNLYDRNWPIWTYQEQLPPAKFVFDDEGRRGAAIDSLVSGGCIMSGSTVKRSLLFSNVYVHSYSHVEDSVVLPDVEIGRNVVLKRAIIERGCRLPDGLQVGVNPEQDRERFEVTSNGVTLVVPEMLGGPSVVND
- a CDS encoding multidrug efflux system, subunit C is translated as MNLSAPFIARPVATTLITIAIALAGVLGLETIPVSPLPQIDFPTILVQAVLPGASPETMASTVATPLERKLGLIAGVDEMTSVNSLGMTRISLQFDLHRDIDGAARDVQAAINAARAVLPPMPVNPKYWKVNPANAPVMILSLTSRSMTRGQMYDAASTVLAQRIAQVSGVGQVRINGSALPAVRIDVDIEKLARMGISLESVHAAVAAANVDSPKGIIETGGRSWLIGANDQTTTAAAYRRLIVAYRGDRPVRIGDVATVHDSVENIRNAGATNGRPSVLLLIYRQPGANILDTVGRVNALLPRLRASIPSAIDLNVDMDRTSTIRASLHEASRSLLLAVLLVILVVFAFLRSARAIWIPAVAIPVSLVGSFAAMKLLGYSLNNLTLMALAIATGFVVDDVIVVLENIVRHLEEIPGDLAEPGRSGTIPAGNAFALDRRRDAVRLAALRGVRKVGFTVLSMSLSLIAVFIPILAMDGLIGRIFREFAVTLSVSILISLAISLTTTPMLCAVLLRPGAAGADRARRPTSGAGGGSAIRGLRNAWIRVARSASNGTRAIGSRASIAYERSLDAALRHPRITLLILAATVAANISLYIAIPKGFLPAEDIGLIKGKVQGDQSISFQSMTRKLDRFMAIVQSDPAVARVNGFTGGDEANSGFVFAILKPFRERGEISPEAVIDRLRSRLAKVPGATLYLQPARDLHFGGRPSNAEYQYTLESDNLDDLQTWGARIRQALSRLPELVDVNSDAQDRGLGTAITVDRDSLSRLGLTMSQVDTTLDDAFGQRQVSTIFAPRNQYHVVEEADPRFLQDSASLVALNLIGPTGSPIPLQAFARWETRDAPLVVNHQGSFMATTISFNLAPGVSLGTAAAAIDRTMARIGVPATIHGGFQGTAKLFRNSLAAEPLLGLLALFAVYIVLGILYESLTHPITILSTLPSASIGAMLAMMVFRIPMTVIAFIGVILLIGIVMKNAIMMVDVAIDLERRDRLDPREAIRRACLHRLRPIMMTTTAALFGAMPLALGGGDGAELRQPLGIAIVGGLLFSQVLTLYTTPVVYLTLDRLRIRLLRLRHRDSGPSGGQRIPGL
- a CDS encoding RND efflux system, outer membrane lipoprotein, NodT family; protein product: MKRLLSHSIIVSTSLLASACMVGPDYVRPTIAVPTAYKEAPPGWRIAQPADRTRRGAWWKMFHDPDLDRLETQAARANQSIIAADAHYRQALAVVDQNVASLFPIVSARAYGQRLANPAIGVPLPPQTFRSVSVSASWVPDLWGAVRRSIEEARANAESSADTLGAAMLSLQATLATDYFALRVADEQRRLLQDAVRADRQLLQIAQHRYRSGVAGRIEVTQAQVQLEQAGAQAIDVGIQRAQLEHAIAVLTGKAPAEFAIAPRPTIPAPPPIPREVPGALLQRRPDVASAERLAAAANAQIGVAQAAFYPTVTLSARGGYRAPGTLNLFAIPARFWALGPALAQTIFDGGARSALKQQAIDGYEAAVATYRQTVLSALQNVEDALVAQRVLQEEAVMEGAAVDDAVDAVRMTTNQYRNGTAGYLDVLTARTAMLTNRITALNIRGRRLAASIGLVAALGGDWNRPAE
- a CDS encoding acriflavin resistance protein gives rise to the protein MNPSRIFILRPVATSLLMLALILAGLVAYRLLPRSALPQIDYPTIQVTTRYPGAAPAVVTSAITAPLERQFGQMPGLSQMWSASSTGSSTVTLRFDLRLPLDTAEQEVQAAINAAYTFLPADLPAPPTYSKVNPADPPVIALAITSTTLPIPALEDLADTRVAQKISQIAGVGLVTIGGGGKPAVRVTVDPRALAAAGLSLEDVRNAIASQNVNLAKGGFDGPLRSTTISTNDQLRSAADYRGMVIAYRNGAAIRLADVAGVADGAEDVRLAAWAGDTPAIVLDVQRQPGANVIEVADRIRAMLPRLRASLPQSVRIVPLTDRTVTIRASVRDVQIELVLAIALVVLAIFLFLRSTAATIIPAIAVPLSIAGTFGVMYLAGFGINNLTLMALTIATGFVVDDAIVMIENIARHIEEGDEPMQAALKGAGQIGFTIISLTVSLIAVLIPLLFMRDVLGRLFREFAITLAVAILLSAVVSLTLTPMMSARLLRRQPPDPGTAGTAIQRLFVRAFDRLLAAYKRTLIGVLAHQGLTLVVAGGSLLLAVALYVSAPKGLLPTQDTGAIQAITVAPQSIAFSAMEDRQRALAAALLADPAVASASSLIGIDGVNPTLNSGRILINLKARGARDDIATVLTRLRQRAARISGIRAYLQPVQDLTLEDRIARAQYQMSLDAPHHAVLREWVPKLVERLRALPEIEDVSDDSADRGSLAYVQVDRDSASRVGVTLSAVDNVLYDAFGQRLVSTIYTQSNQYRVVLDADLPERNGTDGPPLLDRVYVPNTAGQQIPISAIAHLVQRTTPLMMVHLGQFPAADVSFNLRPGVSLDKAIDAIERVRHSLGMPLSIHARFQGAARAFGTALGSERLLIVAAVVTMYLVLGILYESFVHPVTILSTLPSAGIGALLALRLTGSDLDIIAVIGIILLIGIVKKNAILMIDFALEAQRKGGKSAPEAILEACVLRFRPIMMTTTAALFGALPLMLGTGVGSELRHPLGLTIVGGLVVSQILTLYTTPVIYLAFERVAQRWRSAR
- a CDS encoding glycogen synthase, whose protein sequence is MTTMSKRFHPKVLFVASEIAPWIKTGGLADVAGALPHALHELGVDVRVLVPAYPALVRALAAAPRVVAEIPPVGALPPARLLRVPAVGPDGTHAPGMLLVDCPALYDRSGNPYLGADGKDWPDNDLRFGQLSRVAALLGTDASPLASSASTPWRPDVIHCNDWQSALAPVYLAQERGAHAASVMTVHNLAYQGLFPMARAAALALAPESVTIDRAEYYGQISFLKGGLACANAITTVSPTYAREIRGEALGFGLQGLLSMRAAALHGILNGIDTAYWNPATDPYLAQHYDADTVVAGKAANKRALQAELGLPVDEAVPVLGTVGRLVAQKGFDLIVDAAEAILATGAQIVLQGTGDAAIEARLQALAQRYPDRVAVRIAFDERIAHRIEAGSDMFLMPSRFEPCGMNQMYSQRYGTLPIVCRTGGLADSVTDCTPETLADGSATGFVFHPPSAEALAEAAGRAIAHYRSPAAWRTMQRAAMARDFSWTASARRYVEVYRAAMGMP